The following is a genomic window from Manduca sexta isolate Smith_Timp_Sample1 unplaced genomic scaffold, JHU_Msex_v1.0 HiC_scaffold_138, whole genome shotgun sequence.
tttaatactagcttccgccgcagcttcgcccgcgtggatttcgggtttcaaaaatggagaaggtgctcaatttgtcgggatgtttttaatttatggtagtatgcaggtggtccgattgtccggtcagggtctgatgatgggatcctggtgaaatcgaaggaacttttaaccattaaggttgcacacgaaatgacggaagcttaaaaatggagtaacttctcccgttttcccaacattttccatcactgctatgctcctattaattgtagcgtgatgaaaagtatactataaccagctcaggagtatgaaaaataattgtaccaagttaagttaaaatccgtcgagtagtttttgtttctataacggttatacagacagacagacaaaaattttacttatttgaatttttggcatcagtatcgatccctaatcacccctgatagttattttggaaatatatttcatgtacagaattgacctctctacagatttattataagtatagatatgcaaaagtagctcaaaaattgtccataacgaaaacatgcattttaaagtaaaacaaaagaaataatatcgtgaagccaaccaaataactaatgatatattaaattttgtgactgttcaatttagtcgggtccgcgatatcacttttgttgagtttcagaacgcgacattacattattatattctgtgctccaacgcacactgctttgatgttaggaacacacctacattgcttagacaacagtgaactttatacaatagcaataaagctcaaattgactctacgtattagttagaaaacgtttgtatgggaaatagaaaaatgctgttttgaggattttcccggcaattattcgaatttttgtcaccttttaaaccttccctagacctccacgaataattcaagaccaagataagataaatccgttcagccgttctcgagttttagcgagactaacgaacagcaattcatttttatatatatagatatatatttttttggaagttAATAGCCCATTTTAAATTAACAGCATTATGATACTAATAATCATTTATTCTTCTCTAAaccaaattataaacaataacatttctAGGTCTACAGAATAAATTAAACGATTCAGATGAACTATTCGACATTCCATCAAAATACACTAGTTCATACATAGGAGCTAGAATGGAGCGGGCATTAATTGGAAATGTGGATCATTACCAACAATATTCAGAAGTCCTACATGAACCTTTTATTAGATCaggtaagaaacatgaaagcaGGCAAATCGCCCTGCAATAAATTGCAGAAAGGTAGTAATATCACAGGCTTTTAACTAAGTAACTGTAACTATTCTGAAGCATTTCAGTAGTCACTGTTAGCATTACAGTATGAATaactttatgttaaataatatacatttgagCCTGGCACGCTTAATACAACATTAATTAATGCTTCAAATCTTACCAGTTTAAGCCTAAGGGTATACATCTTAggggtcgttcaagtattacgtaagcaCTATAGGCGAGGGCGGGCGTCTATGCTTTGCTTAATTTTAAGACATGGGACAGCGGCTCTAGGTGGCGATTTAGAGGAGAAAGATCGTTAAAAGAAGGACAAATCATAGCACTCGGGGAATGCCGATGCAGGGAGTTAATTCAAAAGTTTGCACGTGCGCGGTAAAAGGGGCTATGAAATCGCACTGTGCTACTACAGATAGGATCCACTTATTTACTTTTTCGCAATATGGCAACCCACTCATTGTCTATGTTTGAAAAGAAACTCATTTTTGGAATTTCCCAGAAATAATGTCTGCGTTTAGGTACTCGCTTAGAACCGAGTTGAGAAATTACCGCGCGCTACTCACTTGCCTAAATTTCTTTCGTCAACCAATTTTTGACGATTTgacgtatatattatatacctcaACTTATTCTGTTGAATACTGTGTCAATAAAGttcgtttaaataaatattatgtgagTTAAACTCCTCCAtcctaaatctattttatttctaaaattattattgtcgctcatgattaattaaaaaacagaaTACATTACAAGAAAAATGCATATAACAATGTTATATGTACGTTTATGTAAGCATGGGGGGAGGGGGTAAGAGCTTTGCTTATTTTTGCTGACAAGGGGTTCGGGGgtcaataattgtaataaatcttacgtaatacttgaacggcccttaACCAAAGTAGAATATCGCATTATTGCtctgatgttattatattttgtagtcCCAAGGTGCAAATattaaaccataatattattataattacagcgTATGGTTCTACAAGTGAAACTGTTCCTCAGGCGTCCACGCCGGTGACACCAGTGTCACGCATTTTAGTTCGACCGACACGCAAGCAGAACGTATCTTTATTACGCGCCCTGCACACCTGTTTTGCATGGCAGTTCTATAGTATCGGTATATTAAAGTTTGTGTCTGACATGGTGGGTTTTGCTGGTCCACTCCTCCTTAACAAACTGGTCGCATTTGTTGAAGATGAAACTATCGATCAACACTTGGGGTAAGAGTGTTAAACATCAATACTGAAGTCTCTATTTCAATGTAAAATCTTTGgctgtattataaatatttattcgaaaaagatacaatattaaaatcacttaataGTAGCGTATCAACACTGCAAGCATTTTCACACGGGCACCTCACGACCCTTACGCGAACACGTGCATTCTTCGGTCGATTTGAACGAATCCAGACATGCGCACTGCGAAAGCTTTAATTTAAACCCATTTGAAGAATCCTGTTCTATTGTACAGTTCACCTGTTATACCGGATCATATTCTATCCAGTATATTCTCAGTATACTCTCTTCATTCCAGGATATACATATCACCAACTTCTAGGCTAAATTATGATACATTTCTTTCAGATATGTATATGCATCAGGTCTGATGATTGCCACTCTAGTGTCTACTCTATTTATTGTGCATTTCAATTGGTTAATGTCAATTATTGGTCTTAAAATGCGTGGCGCAATCGTTTCAACAATACTCAGGAAGACGCTAAGTGTGACATCAACAACCCTTAGCACAAGCTTTTCTGTTGGTGAAATTACGAATTTTATGTCTACTGATACAGATAGGATTGTAAATTCGTGTCCAAGCTTTCATGCGCTTTGGAGTATTCCACTTCAGgtatattgtttatgtttataatataaacaatgcaTGGTCTTTgaatagtaataatttaattgacaaagcatattatataatgaaagaTTTTTGGACGTTGCAGTTATTCATTACACTCTTCCTGTTATATCAACAAGTGGGCATATCAATTCTTTCCGGGGTAGCATTCTCAGTAGTGTTGATACCCATCAACAAATTTATTGCGAACAAAATCGGCGATCTCAGCACTCAGTTGATGAAACATAAAGACAACCGAGTGAGCCTTATCAGTGATCTATTGAAGGGGATTCGAACTGTTAAAATTCACGTGTGGGAAGATTATTTCATCAACAGGGTGTCAGGTACTACAATCatttaatatagatttcaataagcaacattttatttgtggTTAAAATACATAGTAGCATTATATTGGAACAATAGAATTAATTTCCACTGAACTGATGTATAGAGGAACTAATCATCGCCCAaatgctatttattataatcaatgaaatcataaaaatagaGCAATTCAATGGCGAAGTAATGTTTACCAGCCAACTGACATAGAACATACATCGTTCAAGATCATCAGATCAGTTCAGAATTTCACTTTCTCTTTTTCTAAAAGCTGTAACCGAATACATAACAACTTCTCTTATACAGAATCCTTTGTGGTCAAAGAATTAATTACCTCTGACTAACCACAAGTTAGACGAGTATGAAATACTACAACACCCTATAATCTGAAATTATTAACATACATGACAGCGATTAAGAACGTAAATTAGCTTTGGAGAAATAGGTTCTTGATCAAACAGATTTGCGGTCGAAATACTAATAATTCCGAAAGCTAGCTTAGTGCAATCTAGTGACCACATTGAACGGAGTTTTTTCTCATTGTAGATGCGAGGAAAGACGAGATGCGTTACCTGCGCTGGCGCAAGTACCTGGACGCGGTGTGCGTGGTGCTGTGGGCCACCACGCCCGTGCTGGTGTCGGTGCTGACGCTCGGCACGCACGCACTCCGCAAGCAGCCGCTCGATGCGCCCATGGTAACTCTTCCATTGCCGTCATTACACTATGCTTGCACGAGTTTTGGTACCCGGAATGTTTTACTATTTCCGATtgtttccggaataaaaagtagctaataCGTTAATTTCAGCTTGGTCGAACTTCATAGTCTAACTACATCCGTGACAAATTCAAGCAATGGCGCCCTTCGTCAGTGCAAAATACGGCGACCTCTTTTTAGGTCACAGTTGTTCTCATGAAACGTCTTCTTCTCCTCGAGCCGGCGACCCGTAGTGTTTCACCGCTATGCCACTGTATAGTTATGCCACTGCCTTCACGcggttatttttaacaaaatatacaaacatttatgttttttgcaGGTGTTTACTACTGTGGCCCTGATTAACATGCTCATAGCGCCGCTAAACGCCTTTCCTTGGGTACTCAACGGACTTACGGAAGCTTGGGTTTCAATAAAACGTATTCAGAAACTTTTGGATGTAGGTTCCATGCGcaagatattagtttaaatcTAAAGTTAAGTTCATTTTAAAAGTGAATACTTTTTTAAGCTTCCAGACATGGATATGGAGGTGTATTACGACAGAGTTAACACAAATCGCGATGaggacaaaattattatattcaaaaatgcTACTTTCTCTTGGGTGAATCCTTCCAAACAAAGGAAAAGTGTTAGTAAATCTAAGAAAAACAAAGGGAAGTCCAAAAAGAGGCTAACAAGGGTCAGTATTCAAAGAAGCGATTCGACATCGTCGTCCGAAGCCTTGGTGCAGGATGAGCCATTTTCCTTGAAAGATATATCGCTGGAAATTGGAAAAGGGGAGTTGGTTGGCATAACTGGACCTATTGGAAGTGGCAAAACATCATTATTACAAGCTATTATTGGAGAAATGTTGAAGAAAAGTGGTGACTTACAAATACCTGAGAGTCTTAATAGTAAGTGATTGCGAcattttttaatgttagatCTATATATTGCGGCGAAGatgtttggaaaatatttatttatattactttcagGTTTTGGTTATGTGTCACAAAAGCCGTGGTTAGTACGTGGTACGATCCGTGACAACATTCTATTTGGAAAACCATATGAGGAGGCCAAATTTAAAGCTGTCATTGATGCGTGCGCTCTCACAGGtgatataataattcaaaatatatattgttttgctACATGAATACAATATGATACGTGATATGCAATTTCAGAGGATTTAAACATTTTGGGTTGGAACGCATATGTGGGTGAAGGTGGCTGCACTCTGAGTGGTGGTCAACGCGCCAGAATATCTCTTGCGCGGGCCGTGTACCAGGATAAAAAGGGTaaatttgaacattttaattagtGCATATATATTGTTGTGGGAATGAATTAcaataacatatataaatacGCGGTGTGTTGTGCGTAGTGTACCTGCTGGACGACGTGCTGTCGGGCGTGGACGGCGCGGTGGGCGCGCACATCCTGCAGCGCTGCGTGCTCGGGCTGCTGCGCCGCACCACGCGCGTGCTCGTCGCGCAGGCGCCGCGCGCgctcgcccgcgccgcgcgcgtgCTCGTGCTGCAGCACGGGCGCCTCGTCAGGCAAGGTGACACTTCACATTGTGTTTATACTCATTGTCGGGCGTGGACGGCGCGGTGGGCGCGCACGTCCTGCAGCGCTGCGTGCTCGGGCTGCTGCGCCGCACCACGCGCGTGCTCGTCGCGCAGGCGCCGCGCGCGCTCGCCCGTGCTGCAGCACGGGCGCCTCGTCAGGCAAGGTGACACTTCACATTGTGTTTATACTCATTGTCGGGCGTGGACGGCGCGGTGGGCGCGCACGTCCTGCAGCGCTGCGTGCTCGGGCTGCTGCGCCGCACCACGCGCGTGCTCGTCGCGCAGGCGCCGCGCGCgctcgcccgcgccgcgcgcgtgCTCGTGCTGCAGCACGGGCGCCTCGTCAGGCAAGGTGACACTTCACATTGTGTTTATACTCATTGTCGGGCGTGGACGGCGCGGTGGGCGCGCACGTCCTGCAGCGCTGCGTGCTCGGGCTGCTGCGCCGCACCACGCGCGTGCTCGTCGCGCAGGCGCCGCGCGCgctcgcccgcgccgcgcgcgtgCTCGTGCTGCAGCACGGGCGCCTCGTCAGGCAAGGTGACACTTCACATTGTGTTTATACTCATTGTCGGGCGTGGACGGCGCGGTGGGCGCGCACGTCCTGCAGCGCTGCGTGCTCGGGCTGCTGCGCCGCACCACGCGCGTGCTCGTCGCGCAGGCGCCGCGCGCgctcgcccgcgccgcgcgcgtgCTCGTGCTGCAGCACGGGCGCCTCGTCAGGCAAGGTGACACTTCACATTGTGTTTATACTCATTGTCGGGCGTGGACGGCGCGGTGGGCGCGCACGTCCTGCAGCGCTGCGTGCTCGGGCTGCTGCGCCGCACCACGCGCGTGCTCGTCGCGCAGGCGCCGCGCGCgctcgcccgcgccgcgcgcgtgCTCGTGCTGCAGCACGGGCGCCTCGTCAGGCAAGGTGACACTTCACATTGTGTTTATACTCATTGTCGGGCGTGGACGGCGCGGTGGGCGCGCACGTCCTGCAGCGCTGCGTGCTCGGGCTGCTGCGCCGCACCACGCGCGTGCTCGTCGCGCAGGCGCCGCGCGCgctcgcccgcgccgcgcgcgtgCTCGTGCTGCAGCACGGGCGCCTCGTCAGGCAAGGTGACACTTCACATTGTGTTTATACTCATTGTCGGGCGTGGACGGCGCGGTGGGCGCGCACGTCCTGCAGCGCTGCGTGCTCGGGCTGCTGCGCCGCACCACGCGCGTGCTCGTCGCGCAGGCGCCGCGCGCgctcgcccgcgccgcgcgcgtgCTCGTGCTGCAGCACGGGCGCCTCGTCAGGCAAGGTGACACTTCACATTGTGTTTATACTCATTGTCGGGCGTGGACGGCGCGGTGGGCGCGCACGTCCTGCAGCGCTGCGTGCTCGGGCTGCTGCGCCGCACCACGCGCGTGCTCGTCGCGCAGGCGCCGCGCGCgctcgcccgcgccgcgcgcgtgCTCGTGCTGCAGCACGGGCGCCTCGTCAGGCAAGGTGACACTTCACATTGTGTTTATACTCATTGTCGGGCGTGGACGGCGCGGTGGGCGCGCACGTCCTGCAACGCTACGTGCTCGGGCTGCTGCGCCGCACCACGCGCGTGCTCGTCGCGCAGGCGCCGCGCGCgctcgcccgcgccgcgcgcgtgCTCGTGCTGCAGCACGGGCGCCTCGTCAGGCAAGGTGACACTTCACATTGTGTTTATACTCATTGTCGGGCGTGGACGGCGCGGTGGGCGCGCACGTCCTGCAGCGCTGCGTGCTCGGGCTGCTGCGCCGCACCACGCGCGTGCTCGTCGCGCAGGCGCCGCGCGCgctcgcccgcgccgcgcgcgtgCTCGTGCTGCAGCACGGGCGCCTCGTCAGGCAAGGTGACACTTCACATTGTGTTTATACTCATTGTCGGGCGTGGACGGCGCGGTGGGCGCGCACGTCCTGCAGCGCTGCGTGCTCGGGCTGCTGCGCCGCACCACGCGCGTGCTCGTCGCGCAGGCGCCGCgctcgcccgcgccgcgcgcgtgCTCGTGCTGCAGCACGGGCGCCTCGTCAGGCAAGGTGACACTTCACATTGTGTTTATACTCATTGTCGGGCGTGGACGGCGCGGTGGGCGCGCACGTCCTGCAGCACTACGTGCTCGGGCTGCTGCGCCGCACCACGCGCGTGCTCGTCGCGCAGGCGCCGCGCGCgctcgcccgcgccgcgcgcgtgCTCGTGCTGCAGCACGGGCGCCTCGTCAGGCAAGGTGACACTTCACATTGTGTTTATACTCATTGTCGGGCGTGGACGGCGCGGTGGGCGCGCACGTCCTGCAGCGCTGCGTGCTCGGGCTGCTGCGCCGCACCACGCGCGTGCTCGTCGCGCAGGCGCCGCGCGCgctcgcccgcgccgcgcgcgtgCTCGTGCTGCAGCACGGGCGCCTCGTCGAGCAAGGTGACACTTCACATTGTGTTTATACTCATTGTCGGGCGTGGACGGCGCGGTGGGCGCGCACGTCCTGCAGCGCTGCGTGCTCGGGCTGCTGCGCCGCACCACGCGCGTGCTCGTCGCGCAGGCGCCGCGCGCgctcgcccgcgccgcgcgcgtgCTCGTGCTGCAGCACGGGCGCCTCGTCGAGCAAGGTGACACTTCACATTGTGTTTATACTCATTGTCGGGCGTGGACGGCGCGGTGGGCGCGCACGTCCTGCAGCGCTGCGTGCTCGGGCTGCTGCGCCGCACCACGCGCGTGCTCGTCGCGCAGGCGCCGCGCGCgctcgcccgcgccgcgcgcgtgCTCGTGCTGCAGCACAGGCGCCTCGTCAGGCAAGGTGACActacacattatatttatattcattggCTATAGAATTCtacttcaattaaaaatattttagcaaaaaaaaattgacatattGTACAAACATGTTTAATGTAGGTCCCCCGGAAATGGTCCTGAACGACATTGACGAGTTTTCCCGAGTGAAACTGAATCCATAGGAGAGGAACCACCGCGGCAACCAGATGAAGAACAGAAAGATCAAGACGATACACAGCAAAATGACCTTGAGGAAGATGTATGAAAAAATCGTATAATATTCacgaatttatatttcttattctaCAAATACGTATATAACTTGAATTGTTTTTTCAGGAAGCAATGTCCCAAGGGACTGTAAGCTCTTGGGTGATTGGACTTTACCTGAAGTCTGTCGGGATATTCCTCACCATAATCATAATACTCTCATTGATACTCATGCAACTGTCACAAAATTTCACATTCCTTTGGCTCACATTTTGGTTAAAGAATAGAACAAAAAATTCCACCACAGTAGATTCGGCTTTCATAGACGTGCCACACGAAAATATAACGGTTTTGGACCACGGAATGAACGTTTTGGACAATATTGCGCATGTTCTAGTAAAttctacaattaaaattaattgccaATATGGGTATGTATAATGCAACCGTCAATGAACCAATCAACTCGACTCCCGTTTTGACTACGGTTCCACTATTTGCCAACGGCACACCAGTGTACAACGATGAGTTTTACTTAGAAGTATATTTTGGTTTGGCCGGCTTAAATTTGCTCGTGACGATCATGAGAGCCTTCTTGTTCGCGTATGGAGGAGTTCAAGCAGCATCAAA
Proteins encoded in this region:
- the LOC119191344 gene encoding LOW QUALITY PROTEIN: multidrug resistance-associated protein 7-like (The sequence of the model RefSeq protein was modified relative to this genomic sequence to represent the inferred CDS: inserted 3 bases in 3 codons; deleted 1 base in 1 codon; added 730 bases not found in genome assembly), with product MDSLLHITWKWEDMCGPEGFHPWNDTKKDFGQCFQELCFQIPVYFIIAIISGYYVGYRSDWVIRDKILERAIVLRSFIVLSLVFIPIIQLYFFITKVDYILYPVDYFAAGASCLSWLVHFGYVLTLKHRLGLSPRGPAIQLVMWSLSVVLNLVALRTSILTDSSPGFNIATLCCHGLYFLTLLPSNDSRPTYYSPCLVGSQHSHSEYTPLLPHVDEGVLGTAMQGSGWFSKLTFTWVNPLLQKGLQNKLNDSDELFDIPSKYTSSYIGARMERALIGNVDHYQQYSEVLHEPFIRSAYGSTSETVPQASTPVTPVSRILVRPTRKQNVSLLRALHTCFAWQFYSIGILKFVSDMVGFAGPLLLNKLVAFVEDETIDQHLGYVYASGLMIATLVSTLFIVHFNWLMSIIGLKMRGAIVSTILRKTLSVTSTTLSTSFSVGEITNFMSTDTDRIVNSCPSFHALWSIPLQLFITLFLLYQQVGISILSGVAFSVVLIPINKFIANKIGDLSTQLMKHKDNRVSLISDLLKGIRTVKIHVWEDYFINRVSDARKDEMRYLRWRKYLDAVCVVLWATTPVLVSVLTLGTHALRKQPLDAPMVFTTVALINMLIAPLNAFPWVLNGLTEAWVSIKRIQKLLDLPDMDMEVYYDRVNTNRDEDKIIIFKNATFSWVNPSKQRKSVSKSKKNKGKSKKRLTRVSIQRSDSTSSSEALVQDEPFSLKDISLEIGKGELVGITGPIGSGKTSLLQAIIGEMLKKSGDLQIPESLNSFGYVSQKPWLVRGTIRDNILFGKPYEEAKFKAVIDACALTEDLNILGWNAYVGEGGCTLSGGQRARISLARAVYQDKKVYLLDDVLSGVDGAVGAHILQRCVLGLLRRTTRVLVAQAPRALARAARVLVLQHGRLVRQGPPEMVLNDIDEFXPSETESIGEEPPRQPDEEQKDQDDTQQNDLEEDEAMSQGTVSSWVIGLYLKSVGIFLTIIIILSLILMQLSQNFTFLWLTFWLKNRTKNSTTVDSAFIDVPHENITVLDHGMNVLDNIAHVLVNSTLKLIANMGMYNATVNEPINSTPVLTTVPLFANGTPVYNDEFYLEVYFGLAGLNLLVTIMRAFLFAYGGVQAASKIHRVLLKVIVKAKVKFFDVTPIGRILNRFXSDTYTVDDSLPFILNILLAQFFGLVGAIAVTLYGIPWLLVGVIPLVFIYYWLQRIYRITSRQLKRLQSVTLSPVYSHFNDTLEGVQTLRALGAGARWAERGDELVAGWQRAALAAAAAAQWLALRLQAGAAALVAAAALLAVLQRAVHVADPGLVGLAISYALSLTSMLSNVLNAFTETEREMIAVERVGEYIRQVETEXIDGNPPPYGWPFQGVIEFEDVYLNYSDREGSSPALCGVTFSSWPGEKLGVVGRTGAGKSSLLHALLRLRAPSAGRVLVDGVDVATLHLHALRSRIAVVPQEPFIFSGSIRDNVDPLRQYLDAEVTRALEACGAWGAVRARGGLAAGARDLSRGTAQLLCLARAQLQRAKILLVDEATANLDHEAERLILDTIRCSFGGSTVVFVAHRMTGVLECSRVLVLGGGKVLELRTPDDALADHGSHLYSLVFGS